Proteins encoded together in one Lathyrus oleraceus cultivar Zhongwan6 chromosome 5, CAAS_Psat_ZW6_1.0, whole genome shotgun sequence window:
- the LOC127087121 gene encoding pectinesterase 2.2: MDATIITGSLNFIDGTTTFNSATVAAVGDEFIAQDIGFQNTAGPEKHQAVALRVGADQSVINRCKIDAFQDTLYAHSNRQFYRDSFITGTVDFIFGNAGVVFQKSKLVARKPMSKQKNKVTVQGREDPNQNTATSIQQCNVIPSSDLKPVQGSIKTYLGRPWKKYSRTVVLQSVVDSHIDPAGWAEWDAASKDFLQTLYYGEYLDSGAGAGTSKRVTWPGYHIIKTAAEASKFTVTQLIQGNVWLKKHRGSLH; this comes from the exons ATGGATGCAACAATAATCACAGGCAGCTTGAATTTTATCGATGGAACAACCACTTTCAATAGTGCAACTGTTG CTGCTGTTGGAGATGAGTTTATAGCTCAGGACATAGGGTTCCAAAACACGGCAGGCCCAGAAAAGCACCAGGCGGTTGCTCTCCGCGTAGGTGCTGATCAATCTGTCATCAACCGTTGTAAAATTGACGCATTTCAAGACACCCTCTACGCACACTCCAACCGACAATTTTACCGTGACTCCTTCATTACCGGTACTGTTGACTTTATCTTTGGAAACGCAGGTGTTGTGTTCCAGAAGAGCAAACTTGTGGCCCGAAAGCCCATGAGCAAACAAAAGAACAAGGTCACAGTCCAAGGTCGAGAAGACCCAAACCAGAACACTGCAACTTCAATTCAGCAATGTAATGTCATACCAAGCTCGGACCTCAAGCCTGTGCAAGGCTCCATCAAAACATACCTAGGCCGTCCATGGAAGAAATACTCCAGGACTGTTGTGTTGCAGTCCGTCGTGGACAGCCATATTGACCCAGCAGGATGGGCTGAATGGGATGCCGCGAGTAAGGATTTTCTGCAAACATTGTATTACGGAGAGTACTTGGATAGTGGAGCAGGTGCTGGTACCAGCAAGAGAGTGACTTGGCCTGGTTATCATATCATCAAAACTGCTGCAGAGGCTAGCAAGTTTACAGTAACACAGCTCATCCAGGGCAATGTTTGGTTGAAGAAACACAGGGGTAGCCTTCATTGA